The genomic stretch TATTGAGGCCTCTACATCGGAGCCGTTAACCTGACAGGTAGCTAGATTCTCATAGCCTGCAAACATAGTTGCGACGCTATCGCCAGCCAACTGCTCGGAGATCGGAACTGAGATTGCGTAGTTATTGTTCTCAATAACAAAGATGATAGGAAGCTTCTCACGAGCCGACCAGTTAAGCGCCTCATGGAAATCGCCCTGTGCGCACGTGCCCTCTCCGGCGGAGACATACACCACTTCATCTAAGTGCTTCATCTTTGCGCCGAGGGCGCAACCAACGGCTTGTAAAAATTGGCTTCCGGTTGGAGAGCTCTGAGGTGGAACGCGCAGCTCGATATCGCCGTAGTGCATCGGCATCATGCGACCGTGCGAGTTCGGATCCGCAACTTTATTCATTGCATTTAGCATTAGCTGCTCTGCCGTCATGCCGAGGCCCACCATCAGCGCCATATCGCGGTAGTAGGGATAGAACCAGTCCTTTTTGGCTCTAAAGACGTGTGCAGCAGCTACCTGAATACCCTCATGTCCGGCGCAACTGATCTGAAAGTGACACTTATTTTGCTTATAGAGGGTGATGGTTTTATCATCAATTATGCGAGCGAGCAGGATGGTTTTGTAGACCCACAACGCAGTGCTCTTGTTGAACTCAAACGGCTCTCCCTGTGTGAGGGACGCAGATCGGGTTGCTGTGCTGATAGCTGACTTACTGGTTCGCTGCATTATGTACCTGTACCGCTAAGCCGTTTAAGTGGCTGTTTGAAACGGAGGACTCAAATAATATGCACGGGCTATAACACCAAACTGGGTTGATCGCCACCAGGCAATGATTGAATTAGTTTTCGTAGCCAGTAACTAGTCTGCATATTCCAGAAATATTCGCAAACGGTTAATGACACTCAAGAGCCCCTAAGGGGCCGATTTGCGGAGCAAATCGCGGGGGAAAACATTAACTGGGCACAAAATCTGTCGTCCCCGATCAGGGGACGACCAATCGAATAACCTATGAAACTCCGCCGTAATCTAAGTAGCTTGAATCGCGACATTAAACTACGGTGACCAGTTACCGTAGCCAAATACATCAATAAAATGAATGAGTAGCTGTTGTGTAACGGTGGCGCAGCTAAGCGTTCTTGAGCTTAGCTCCGCCATCGACACAACCTTAATATCTCCAAGTCCGCACGGGTTTATAGCGCTGAAGCGCTCGGCGCAGGGCAGGACGTTCATTGCGAAGCCGTGCAGGGTGCACCAACGAGAGATCCGCACACCGCTAAAGGCGATCTTAGTGTTCTGATCGATCCATACACCGGTTTTTCCAGTAACCCGTATCCCGATAATATCGTATTCCTTGAGTGTCCGGATGATAACCTCTTCAAGCGCACGCATATACCACCCGACATCGGTCTTGTGGTTATGGAGATTTATGATCGGATAAAATATAGCTTGCTCCGGCCCGTGATATGTAACGCTACCACCACGCTCGACCTTAACTAGTGGCGAACCCTGCGCAATAAACTCCGCCTCAGGGAGGTAGATATGCTCAGCAGCCGTTGAGGTTCCGCAGGTAAAGACCGGATTGTGAGAGCATATCAGCAGCAGATCTCCCTGTGTGCCATCGATTAATTTCTGATGGTAGTTACGCTGCAGCTCCAGCGCCTTTAAATAATCGATGACGCCGAGGTCATAGACTTCAAGTGGGAGCTTGCTTTGGTCCGTATCAGTGTTGCTCACTGCAGTTAGAAGTTAATTGGTCTTCCAAGGGCGATAGCCATAGCCTCCATAACCGCCTCCGATAAGGTTGGATGGGGATGAATGGTATCAACTACACTGGCAGCGATCCCCTCGTGCGAGCGAATTATGGCAGCTTCAGAGATTAGCTCCGTTGCTTCAGCGTGGATGATATGAACGCCTAGCACCTCGCCCACCTGATCATCGATCAGCACCTTAACGAAGCCGTCCTGCTCTCCGATAGCGATAGCTTTTCCGACCGCCTGAAAGGGCATCTTTCCAACGCGGTACTTAATACCCTTCTCTTTGCAGGCGCGCTCGGTGAGACCAACTGAGGCGACCTGTGGCTGACAGTAGGTACAGCCCGGGATATTGTCATACTTCATAGGGTGCTTAGATTTACCCGCAATAACCTCTGCCGCGATGATACCCTCGTGGCTCGCCTTGTGGGCAAGAGCCACACCCCCAGCAACGTCTCCGATGGAGTAGTGATTGGGCACATTAGTGCGCAGCAGACCATCAACTTTAATAAAGCCGCGCTCTGTAACGATACCGACCTTATCGAGTCCGATGTTCTCAGTATTTGGCAGAATGCCGATAGCAACTAGGCAGGTATCTCCGCTCCATTGTACCTCACCGGTTTTGCTCTTGAGGGTGGCGCTAACGGCCTTGCCAGTTCTCTTTAGATCCTGAACTCCGGTAGCGGTATGAATAATCATACCGTTCTTTACAAAGATCTTCTCAAGGGTCTGAGAAACCTCGGTGTCCTCAACTGGCAGAATCTGGTCAGCCATCTCCACGACCGTTACCTGAGTTCCCAGGGTGCTAAAGAAGTATGCAAACTCGATCCCGATCGCGCCGGCTCCGATGATAAGCATCTTTTGAGGTAGGCGCTTATTCTCAAGGATCGTGCGTGATGTGTGGATTACATCGCCATCAACATCAACTCCCGGAAAGGGGCGGGGACGGGCACCAGTAGCGATAATTATATCCTTAAAGTCATAGGTGGTCGATTTACGGGCTGAGTCTGTAACAACAAGCTTATTTCCCTTCTCAAGGGTGCCGTTACCTGAGATCACCTCAATCTTACCCTTGCGCATTAAGTAATTCACGCCGCCGGAGAGTTTGTTGGCAATTTCGCGCGAGCGCTCGATGATACGGGGGAAATCAATTGTGACTTTACCGGTTTCAAAACCGAAATCACCGGCATGCTTAATATCGTTGTAGAGCTGCGCCGAGCGCAGTAGCGCCTTTGAAGGGATACAGCCCCAGTTAAGGCACACGCCACCGAGCGCCTCGCGCTCTATGATTGAGACGGTACGGCCGAGTTGAGCGGCACGAACCGCTGCTACATAACCACCTGGACCAGAACCGAGGATAATAAGATCTTTTGATTGACCAGCCATACGAATTAGCTCCTACACGATAAAAATGGGCGGAGGGATAGGTCTTCCCAGCGAGCATCTCTACTTAAATACTTTACTTTTCGAACGGTAGCAAACATGAGTTTTAATATAAAGGTGCGAAGATTTGAAGGCATTTAGGAACGAAACACCTCAGGGGCATCGTTATTTCGGAGTCAGAGCTACAGCTCTCTTTGCGCGTTATGGGGGGCCGGGGGGGGAGAGAAATGTCAGTAAGGTTGAAACCAAGGTAACGATTACCTTTGATTATATGGCTTGTTGATCTCAATCTCGGATAGTTATCCCTTAACTTAATGGCCGCAACCCCGTACCAATGATTTACCTAAACGGATTACGACTCACTGTCGTCACCCGCCTGCTGCACCTTCCCTTGCAGAAAGCTACGATAGATCTTCTCTATTCTTTCCCGTGCCCAAGGAGTCCGTCGAAGAAAGCTAAGGCTCGACTTGATTGAGGGATTATCGATGAACGAATTGATCGGAAGCTGCCGAGCGAGCCCATCCCATCCAAAATGCTCGTACAGCTCAGTCAGGATCATTTGAAGCGTTTTTCCCTCAAGGGGGTCTTTGCTCCCTCTGTGCGGAGATTCATTCATAACGATGATGCCTTGTGCGTCGCGCTCAGTGGTTGCAAGCGCCGTAGTGATACACCGTGTATCACGTTATTACGAAATAAACATAATCTCTACATTTACCGTATAAGCATTGATACGGGGTCACTTCTGTTCCACTACTTAGCTTGTCCCCTAGTGTTCTTCTGGTAGGCTAAAAACGTTAATCTGGTAGACTAGAAACAACTTTTCTACTACTTTCGGCGACCTGAGGACCCCTTAGGGCCTTTATTACAATGTCGCTACCACAGATCAGTTGCTTGCGAAAAGTGAATTGACCTTCCTATACATTACAGGGCGCTGATAGGCGACTAAGAATCCCGAATCTTCCATAACACCTCTAAAGCACACTTATTCTTCTGGTGGCCTGCAAACATGATGATATTTATATTATACGCGTTTTATGTAGCATTCTTAACCGGCATCGCGCTCTATGGAGTTCTGAGTTTTTTTAACGCTTGGCCTTTGTCTCAGGTGTTGCGATGGGTCTTCATAGCGTCATTGTCTGTAGCATCCTTCATCGGCATCGCGCTCTATGGACGTTTGAATATTTGTTTTGACTATGTTGAATTCCGCTTGTGCACACAAACTGATGAAACCGCCTTTATCGCGCTGAGTGCGTTTATTGAGGCTTTGGCTGCGGCCCTTGTCATGATAACCTGCGTATTGCTCGCTCCAACACACAAACGTCAAGTTGCTATCTTAACATTCGTGTTGGGTGCCATGAGTGCAATACTTATGTCAATGGCTATGGGACGAGGGGGTTTAGTACCAATCGTCCCTGCGATCGTTTCAGGCGCAATCGTTCTTGCCATGCTGCTGCGAAGGCTTCCTCCGCTATCGCTGCCTAACACCTCGCTGGAGCGGCCGCGTGAGAGATAAAGTACCAAGCACTAACGTCGACGCGCACGCCGCTCAGCCCAACCTTATGCGTAAGGTATGGGATGACGAAGGTTTACGGACTGACTCTGTTGATTAATTCGATTGTTCTTTTGCTTGTCTCAGTTGTAGGGATGTTTGCAATTGTAATTGGCTCACAATCAACGTCACTGCCGGTTAAACAAAGCATTGGCAACAAAGCATTGGTAGGGGGTCACTTCTGGTCCACTACTTAGCTTGTTCCCTAGTGTCCTTCTGGTAGGCTAAAAACGGTAATTTGGGGGACTAGAAACAACTTTTCTACAACTTTCTGCGACCTGAGGACCCCTTAGGGCCTTTATTACAATGTCGCTACCACAGATCAGTTGCTTGGGGAAAGTGAATTGACCTTCCTACCCTTTACGCCTACAGGTAGACTTCTCTACGGCGCCCAATTTTCACAACATCGACTGTTCGTATTAAATCATTAATTCCATATACCACGCGATAGTCCCCTTGGCGGATTCTATATCGATCTTGCCCCGAAAGTTTTTGACTGCCTATAGGTCTTGGATTTAGGGCAAGTTGCCAAACTCTCTTGACTATTAGCTGAGCAATTTTTTTGGGAATGTCCTCCAGCTCTTTGATAGCCGAAGGCTTGATGGTAATTTTATATTCTGCCACGAGCTTTGAGTTTTTTAACTGCATCTTCAAAAGGGATACTCTTTTCTCTTGCACGCTCCTTAAAAGCCTCAAGGTCTTCCGCGTCCTCACCTAAGCTACCGCGGATTGCTTCATTAATAAGTTGAGACACAGTACGTTCAACTTCCAGAGCCTTGAGTCTTAGGGCTTTATGTAGATCATCTTCGATATATACAGTAGCTCGTTTTGTTGCTTCTCGTGCCATTCCAATATTATAGACGTTCTGACGCTTTAACGTCAAGGAGTTTAAGCTGCGTATAGACAAGCATTGGTAGGGGGTCACTTCTGTTCCACTACTTAGCTTGTCCCCTAGTGTCCTTCTGGTAGGTTAACAACGGTAATCTGGGGGGCTAGAAACAACTTTTCTACAACTTTCGGCGACCTGAGGACCCCTCAGGGCCTTTATTACAATGTCGCTAACGCAGATCAGTTACTTGCGGAAAGTGAATTGACCTTCCTACCCTTAGGAATCGCCCACCTGAGCATTTATACCTAGCCACTCTGGAGAGTGGCGTTCCCAGCGCTTCGCCGCATCGTGGACCAAAAGTAACCCCGTACAAATGATTCTCAACACCTGACACACAGATTACTGCGCTGCCGCGCTATCCCGAGCCGACAATACGCTCGCCACAGAGCCAAAGAACGATCCGACGCGCTCGCGCCAGCTGAGGCGGCTGAAGCGTTCGTCATAGACGTCGCACACGGCATCCTGCCCGCGATGAGAGACCCAAGCGCTATCCAGCTCCTCTAAAATTGAGGGGCCGTACACCCGCCCAAGGCTTGCCTCAAGCACCTTCTTGTTGGTGATGAGGCTGGGATCCTTTAGCGGGGCATCCGAGAAATAGGTGTTAAGAAGGGGAGAGATATCAACCCGCTCGGCGATCTTCGCAATTACTCCCGCCATTCTGCTCCAGCCGTTGATGCTGACCTCCGTGTGATTGGGTTTTTGTGCGATCACCTGGTTGAGGAATTCAGTGACTCCCTCGTTTAGCCATGTGTGGCTGTCGAGCTTGCCGTCGTAAGCGGAAAGCCCGTACCGTTCCCACGAGAAACTTTCGTTGATGGCGGCGGTGAGGGGATCGGCGCCCCGTTCCGCGCCGACTAACTGTGCGATTGTTGGAGCCAAGCCTGATGCAGCGTGTAGCAGCTCATGCCGCAGGATCGGCTTGTAATCGTCGGGGCACAGGTCATCACTTACAAAGATAGAGTGCGAAAAGCACGAGCAGAAAGCGATATCGGAGTGCGACTTGCTCAGAAGCGGGTCAAAGACCTCCAGGTGCACCGCATCAAGCCGCTTCTCGATATCTCCTAAGGGAAGGTCGAGGGTGCGCAGTTTAAGTTGTGACTGAAGAGACGAGAGCCTCTGCAGGATCTCCTGCTTAAGCTCGGGGACAAGGGCGCTGATAAGACTTCGGTTGCTCTGCTGCCTGATCTCTCGCTCGACCAGCAGCCCGCGCAGCTCCCTGTTCGGCACCTCGTCCAGATTCCTGACAAGATTGCTGATAGATCTCCTGATGCGGTCATCCGCAGGGAGGTAGCTGTTTCTTGGCAGGAGCTTATTAACAGCAGGAAAGAGATCTCCCTCGCGCAGGGCAGGCTCTATGAGCGCCACGAGGCTATGGAAGCAATTCTCCCGGGTAGCGATCACATGCCGCCACGCAGGAACGTCAACAGGAGCTAATGGCAGGCTGCCGAGCGATAGATCAACTGAAGCCTCATGGCTGTGCGGAGCTTCGCGCCGAAACGCACACCCAAGCTCATAGTCCTTAAGCTCAAGATGCCTGGCAGCCTTGAGTCGATCCCCGTTGAGCAGCTCATCTCGAGAGACGCTCTGCTTCTCAGTGGATGAAAGCTGGGAGAGATGCTCTCGGACTTTGTAATGGAGGGAACTTTCTCTCATGACTTAGTCCACTATGCCGAGCGCCTCAGTTACTGGTGTCATTCAAGTATTATGGCTAAGTGACGGAAAAGTGTGACTTAAGTACCGAATACTCGGTAAGGCTATCTATACAAAGGACAGCACATGGATAATGGAGCAGGTTTCTGAGCCTCAATCATTGGTACCAATGCCCAACATCAAACTTCGCCATGTAGCTGATCTTATTATCTATAAATATATGCTGTTCGCGTTAGTTAGGATCGCTCTCATCTCGCTATTTCGAATGTTTCTTCAAAAGAGCTAATGGGATAAGGTCTTTTTGCCGACTATTTCGGTAATAGAGAAAATTATCGTTGGAGCCCTGTATGAATAAAGCAACTCGAGGCGTCCTGCTATTTGCATTCCTCATCGCTTCCACCACCCAATCGGCGCAAGCGCAGCAATGCGATGCATCCACTCAGAAGACGCTAATAGGGTGCCTTGCTTCTGCGGCCGATTCATGTCTCTCTAACGTAACAGCATGCACCGACGCGGACGCCTCGGAAGAGAACATCATCTTGGGTCTCAAAGATAGGCTTGTAGCCTCGTGTTGCAGTAAATCCACGTTAACGAAAAAGCAAGCATGCCTGAATAAGCAGCAATTTTTGCTGAAAGCTAGCCGCAGCTTTTTAGGAAGCACCGTTGTCTTTTCGTTGAACAAGACCGTCAAGGCTCTTCTCTCCTCCCTGAAATCTGGTGGAAATTGCGAATCAAGCAGTCCACCTTTTTTTATCACCGCGGTTCAGTTTTCCCCGGTTGTGGAAGTCAACGGCAATAGAGAAGATATCACCGTCACCTATCAAGGGTCGCCAAAGTTTCCAGTGAGCCTTGTGTATGACTTAAATCCAGTGTACGGCCGGAGCGAAGGATCAACGACATGTGCACCTTACTTGCCTTCCTATTTTAATTGCATAACCGTCAGTCAGGAATTTACCACTGCACCGACTAATAAGCGACTGACTCTTTCAGGAGCCCAATATTGCGATGGTAGCCCTGGATTTGATGTATATTTTGACTACGTTGTTTATCTAAGAGATGCGGACGGAGTCGAGACGCCTGTAGAGCCGGCGCCCTTCACCTGTAACGTGCCTTAGTAAGTCAAAAAAGCGCTCCTGATAGGAGCCGACGTGCGTCACAGGTGTAGGCTAAGCAACCCGAGTCGCTGTTAACCATGTTGTCGGGAGTGATCATTGCTACCAGGTCACGGCCATCAAGTTAAGGACTCAAGCGCCCACAAGTGGTGTTTAGTTCCCCCGCCATCAAGCTGAAATTAAGCCTGATTAGAGTGCGGCTATGCTGCTCAGCTCTCTTAACTTAATGGCCGTGACCCCATACCAAATATTTAAAGAGGAAGAGCCTAGGTGGAGCCTATCTGGAAAAACAATCCGATAAAGCCGTTAAAATCTGAATGTCTGTGTATCCGAGAATACCGTAGTGGCCGGCCTGCTCAGATTCTAAAAGCTGGAATGAGGATGCGCCCCTATATGCATCTCTGAGACGAAGCGAGTGTTGAAACGGAATGACCGTATCACGATGACCATGCGCAGCAATAACGCAGGTATCCTTAAGCTTGGCGATATTCTTAAGGGAGGGAAATTCATACCAGAGGAAAGGCGAAAGGTATCCAAAGAATGGCATCTCTCGCACAATATCAGTGAGGCTGGTATAGGGGGAAAGAAGTATAAGCGCCTTAGGATTAAACGTAGCGGCGACATGGGAAGCGATGCCAGTACCTATGGAGCTTCCAAGCACTATCATATCCTTAGCATCTATACCCTCCTCCCGACGCGCGAGCTCAAACGCCGCCTCTCCGTCCTCATAGAGACCTCTTTCCGATGGCCATCCGGAGCCCCTCCCGCTATAACCACGGTATTCCACCGAGTAACTCCCGATTCCAGCCGAAGCTAACCAACGCTGCAACGGTACAAACGAAGCAACATTGTCTGCATTACCGTGGAAAAGTACCGCGACCCGTTTGCCAGCTTCCGGGGACTTCATATGCCATACCACAACATTGGTACCGTCTTGCGAGGTGATAGTAAGGACATCAATTCCTCTTGGTGGATGATTCTTACCTTGAAGGATTAGTGACTGTACAAGTCCGGGAAAGATCTGAAGCTCCTGTGTAAGAATGAAAAATAGGGAGACTACCAACGTTGCGACAACCAAGCGCCGGCCAATGGCAACAAACTTCCGAGGCAAACGAGAGCGTACCGTGGTTGATTGAGGTACTGGTGTCATACAAGTATTATGGCTAAGTGACGGAAAAGTGTGACTTAAGTACCGAATACTCGGTAAGGCTATCTATACAAAGGACCGCACAGGGATAATGGAGCAGGTTTCTGAGCCTCAATCATTGGTACCAATCATTTTATAAAACTATCCTAAAGAGGGCTGCGGTTATAATCAGGAAGCTGAAGGTGCTCGGTAAACGGGCTAAGAAGTTGTTAACTTGACCTGCCCCATTTATCTTAAATGATTTGACAATGGTTGGTTTTACGGTAAGGCTACCGTCATGCTTGTCAACCTGCCAGGCTTAATAAACCTAGAGAGCTATCACTTAACAAAGGAGGCCCCTTGAGAGAGCGTACGACCTTATCACCAATAAAAATCGTGCTCAGCACATTGTTTGTAGCTGCCATAGGGTGTGGGGGCGGAAGCGATGAATCCTCCGGCGTAAATGCGGCTGCTTGCAGCGCTATCGGTTACAGCAAGTCGCTCAAGGTGGCAGATGGTGAGCAGTGCCTTGTGGAGAGCAGTGGCGACACCTCCTCAGTGGTAAAGCTGTTCCTCATCGATGATGACGATGGCAGCCTCGTCGGAAGTTGCACCGGCACGGTGATCTCGCCCACGGCGGTGCTGACAGCAGCGCACTGCTTTCAATCGGCTGACTCCGCTTTCGTAAGAGTGGTGGCGAACGGAACAAGAGTAGATGTGCCTTCGTCACGAGTAGTAACACATCCTGGATATTTCCTCGGCTCTGAAGGTGTGTTTTTCAACGACGTAGCGATAGTTCATACGTCGTCGCAGTTGCCAGCTCCCGCGGTGCCGATACTGCGGTCGAGGGCTCCGGAAGTCGGCCAGATCTCGATTGTGGCCGGATACGGGCAAATAGAGAATAATGGCCCTGCGGTCGAAGATGTTGTTGCAGGTCGCGCGGTCATCCGCATCGTTACCGACAATCATATTCGTATTGACTTTCGGGGATGGGAGAGTCATCCCTGCCAAGGCGACTCGGGTGGGGCTCTATTCATTGAAGATGATAGCGGCTTAGCGATCGTTGGTGTTGTGTCACAGAGTGATCCGAGTGTTTTGGAGGAGCAGGTCTGCTCGAAGGGCGATATGACGCTCTACGCGAACACTCAATCACCGGATATATCCAATTTTATAACCTCGCAGGTCCCTGAGGTTGTAGTTAGGTAGACGAAAAGGGGAAGCGGACGAAAAGGTGTTTATCTCTTTTTCGTCCGCGCTCCTTTTCGTCAAACAGCAGTGCTAACCTCGCGCCCGTTAGCAAGCGGCAAGGCTTCCGTTCCGAGTGATCATTGGTACGGGGTCACGGCCATTAAGTTAAGGACTCAAGCGCCCACAAGTGGTGTTTAGTTCCCCAGGCATCAAGCTGAAATTAAG from Pseudomonadota bacterium encodes the following:
- the lipB gene encoding lipoyl(octanoyl) transferase LipB, translated to MSNTDTDQSKLPLEVYDLGVIDYLKALELQRNYHQKLIDGTQGDLLLICSHNPVFTCGTSTAAEHIYLPEAEFIAQGSPLVKVERGGSVTYHGPEQAIFYPIINLHNHKTDVGWYMRALEEVIIRTLKEYDIIGIRVTGKTGVWIDQNTKIAFSGVRISRWCTLHGFAMNVLPCAERFSAINPCGLGDIKVVSMAELSSRTLSCATVTQQLLIHFIDVFGYGNWSP
- the lpdA gene encoding dihydrolipoyl dehydrogenase produces the protein MAGQSKDLIILGSGPGGYVAAVRAAQLGRTVSIIEREALGGVCLNWGCIPSKALLRSAQLYNDIKHAGDFGFETGKVTIDFPRIIERSREIANKLSGGVNYLMRKGKIEVISGNGTLEKGNKLVVTDSARKSTTYDFKDIIIATGARPRPFPGVDVDGDVIHTSRTILENKRLPQKMLIIGAGAIGIEFAYFFSTLGTQVTVVEMADQILPVEDTEVSQTLEKIFVKNGMIIHTATGVQDLKRTGKAVSATLKSKTGEVQWSGDTCLVAIGILPNTENIGLDKVGIVTERGFIKVDGLLRTNVPNHYSIGDVAGGVALAHKASHEGIIAAEVIAGKSKHPMKYDNIPGCTYCQPQVASVGLTERACKEKGIKYRVGKMPFQAVGKAIAIGEQDGFVKVLIDDQVGEVLGVHIIHAEATELISEAAIIRSHEGIAASVVDTIHPHPTLSEAVMEAMAIALGRPINF
- a CDS encoding type II toxin-antitoxin system RelE/ParE family toxin, which gives rise to MAEYKITIKPSAIKELEDIPKKIAQLIVKRVWQLALNPRPIGSQKLSGQDRYRIRQGDYRVVYGINDLIRTVDVVKIGRRREVYL
- a CDS encoding CopG family transcriptional regulator, producing MAREATKRATVYIEDDLHKALRLKALEVERTVSQLINEAIRGSLGEDAEDLEAFKERAREKSIPFEDAVKKLKARGRI
- a CDS encoding VF530 family protein, whose protein sequence is MNESPHRGSKDPLEGKTLQMILTELYEHFGWDGLARQLPINSFIDNPSIKSSLSFLRRTPWARERIEKIYRSFLQGKVQQAGDDSES
- a CDS encoding alpha/beta hydrolase gives rise to the protein MTPVPQSTTVRSRLPRKFVAIGRRLVVATLVVSLFFILTQELQIFPGLVQSLILQGKNHPPRGIDVLTITSQDGTNVVVWHMKSPEAGKRVAVLFHGNADNVASFVPLQRWLASAGIGSYSVEYRGYSGRGSGWPSERGLYEDGEAAFELARREEGIDAKDMIVLGSSIGTGIASHVAATFNPKALILLSPYTSLTDIVREMPFFGYLSPFLWYEFPSLKNIAKLKDTCVIAAHGHRDTVIPFQHSLRLRDAYRGASSFQLLESEQAGHYGILGYTDIQILTALSDCFSR
- a CDS encoding trypsin-like serine protease, whose amino-acid sequence is MRERTTLSPIKIVLSTLFVAAIGCGGGSDESSGVNAAACSAIGYSKSLKVADGEQCLVESSGDTSSVVKLFLIDDDDGSLVGSCTGTVISPTAVLTAAHCFQSADSAFVRVVANGTRVDVPSSRVVTHPGYFLGSEGVFFNDVAIVHTSSQLPAPAVPILRSRAPEVGQISIVAGYGQIENNGPAVEDVVAGRAVIRIVTDNHIRIDFRGWESHPCQGDSGGALFIEDDSGLAIVGVVSQSDPSVLEEQVCSKGDMTLYANTQSPDISNFITSQVPEVVVR